In Brassica napus cultivar Da-Ae unplaced genomic scaffold, Da-Ae ScsIHWf_2390;HRSCAF=3089, whole genome shotgun sequence, one DNA window encodes the following:
- the LOC106414553 gene encoding UDP-N-acetylglucosamine transporter ROCK1, translated as MATANGAKGPSRMGPKVLFYSILLTLQYGAQPLISKRCIGKEVIVTSSVLTCEVVKVICALILMARDGSLKKLAKEWTLMGSLTASGLPAAIYALQNSLLQISYRSLDSLTFSILNQTKIFFTAFFTFIILRQKQSVQQIGALCLLIMAAVLLSVGEGSNKSSSGGVNPEHVLFYGIIPVLLASVLSGLASSLCQWASQVKKHSSYLMTLEMSIVGSLCLLVSTLKSPDGEAIKRHGFFHGWTALTMVPVISNALGGILVGLVTSHAGGVRKGFVIVSALLVTALLQFAFEGKPPSSYCLVALPLVISSISLYQKYPYMDKKKKKV; from the exons ATGGCGACGGCTAACGGGGCAAAGGGTCCGTCGAGGATGGGGCCCAAGGTGTTGTTTTATTCAATATTGCTTACGCTTCAGTACGGAGCTCAGCCTCTGATCTCCAAACGCTGCATCGG GAAGGAGGTTATTGTAACTTCATCTGTCTTGACGTGCGAGGTTGTTAAG GTCATATGTGCGCTGATTCTCATGGCAAGAGATGGCAGCTTGAAGAAATTAGCAAAAGAATGGACTTTGATGGGATCCTtgaccgcatcaggtctccctGCAGCCATATACGCACTTCAGAACAGTTTGCTGCAGATCTCTTACAGGAGCCTTGACTCCTTGACTTTCTCTATCCTTAATCAGACCAAAATCTTCTTCACAGCCTTCTTCACATTCATCATACTAAGACAGAAGCAATCAGTTCAACAGATAGGAGCTTTGTGTTTACTGATCATGGCAGCAGTTCTTCTAAGCGTTGGCGAAGGGTCTAACAAGAGTTCAAGCGGCGGAGTCAATCCTGAACATGTGCTGTTTTATGGGATTATACCGGTTTTGTTAGCCTCTGTGCTCTCCGGTTTAGCTTCCTCTCTATGTCAGTGGGCTTCTCAGGTGAAGAAGCATTCGTCGTACTTGATGACGTTGGAGATGTCTATCGTTGGAAGCCTCTGCTTGTTGGTGAGTACGCTTAAGTCTCCTGATGGTGAAGCGATTAAAAGACATGGTTTCTTTCATGGTTGGACTGCTTTAACCATG GTTCCAGTTATAAGCAATGCTCTTGGTGGGATTCTTGTTGGCCTAGTTACATCACATGCGGGTGGTGTAAGAAAG ggaTTTGTGATTGTGTCGGCATTACTTGTGACGGCTCTGCTGCAGTTTGCGTTTGAAGGGAAACCGCCTTCATCGTATTGCCTCGTGGCTCTTCCTCTTGTGATCAGTAGTATCTCATTGTAccagaaatatccatacatggataagaagaagaaaaaggtcTAA